The Brassica napus cultivar Da-Ae chromosome C1, Da-Ae, whole genome shotgun sequence DNA segment CATGAGCTCTTCTTTGAAAGGATCAGAATGATCAGTGCTGCTACTGAACATATCTATGGCTGCCATGGATCTTATTAGGATAGACTTCTGAAACTGATGTTAGTTATACTTTTGCTCTCtataaatttggttttttttttttggcacttGGTTCCTCTGGATATGATGTTCTTTGCTTATATAATACGAGAAGCTTGCCGCCCATTGAtctcttaatatattttaactatataaattaatactaaacaatgttttattaatatagtttttctACATCTTGTTTGATGCTTTTGTTCTATTCACAACTTGTTAGCTTCTCGTCAGCTCGAAGATATCTTTTATTCATTCCAAGGAGGCTTATAGGAGAACGACGTCCACATATTCTTTGGATCTACGCCGTTCCCGGGGAATGTTTCAAAAGAATAGACTTTTATGACGTGTGTGATAATGAATAATCAACCATCATGGATTTAAAATCTTAACAGCAAATTTTAGCAAAAGCTAAGAACAACATTCTAATTTTCAAATcgaaaaagaagaaacagaTTGCAATACTTTCATTGCGAATGTTAATTCCACCATACAATAAAATGCGTTAAATTTATTTCACTAGTCACATTTCATTTGGTcatattacaatattaaattgctttaaaacaataatttctTGTCCAGTTCTATTTCACCCAAAAATAGTTCAGGTTTAATGagtttttattgttaaaaaagAACCACAATTAACTTAGCTcgtaataaattttatttaaatttacgaTTAAATCTAATTTAATGCCATTCATCGGGTTCATGATATATATTGCATAATGTGTCTGGTTTgtgtaataaaatttataaataactgTTTACAGAAatgaaatcaatatatattgcAACTTCTCATTTGATCTTTGACTCTTGCTTTGGAAgttattttcaataaaattgcGGCAATAGAATCTTTTCCgcaataaataaacaaaaaaatttgtaagAGCCAAAAGTCATATTGTTGATTCTACGGCAAGTTGAAAGGCCAATTTGCCTTCTAGCCACTTATTTTCGTTGAGCCAATGTCTTTTTATTAAGTCAAAATATAACATGGAATTTCCATATATTTTACTCATACGAATTGGAAGGAAAACAAAAAATGGAATCATTAGTTGAAAAATCATCCATGcaaacatatataaatgtaGTAATATCAACCATGAGAAATTTGGTGGTCGTTATATTATTCCCTATTCCAAAATGTAGTCTATGTTGTCAAATTCATAAAATCGTATTTGAGTATTACTCACGTAGATGTATCTTCAACTATATGAGTATGCATAGGTAAAATGTATGTACAAGTGgggaatatgaaaatataataaaataaaagatttattTGTGAGCAAGAAAAATAGTGAGAGAAATTCAAGAAAGCTATAGAAGGAAGATGGAAAGAGGTGAGAACTCAGGGAGGTTGAAGTTTGCGTCACAAGGAAGCTAATGGATCTTCTTTTCACcactttttaaatttcttttgacaatgttttgtttctttttttataaaataacatcgTCAGAATGTgataagattatcatttttttgttttaatgtggaagaaagaagagatcTCAAATTATAcaatggtttttaaaaaattcaaatcaataAATTGCGCTCTCATCTCATTTCATTGCATAGTTTTCTTATCTTTTTGCACCGAGTAAAAACATCATAAAAACCGAAAGTTAATAAttacctaaaaatattttttttccttaaaaatcaATGGAAATCGTATTATTGTCTTATTAGGTAATCTCCCTACAAAAACCCAATGTGGGGTCAGTTATTTAGAGAACAAAAATATATGGGATCCACTTTAGCGTGTACACACGTAGGATCCTACGTGAAAATCACTATCTCTCGGTTCTCCACGACTGGCAAGTGACAAAAGCTATAGAAAGAACCTATTTTTAATCTGATCTCTAATCTATTGCTAACCAAAGCATAACGTAGATTAGGAATAAATGTAAAGTTATCGAGATAAACTCCAACACACGTCTGATAAAGTAAGCTAATATATAATCTGAACTTTctatattttctttcaaaatatagattttatcCTTGATCCGCAATGTAAAATACGAAAGAATATTCGTAGATTTGTGGTTAGAGATCTGAAATATAGCAAGGAAACGTAATTCCACACACGATACAAACTAGAAAGTTAGACCTTAATAATCCCATCACTTAATTTCCAACCAGTCACTTTAAACTGAAAGAATGATTATGGAGTTTATGTATTGAAATAAATAGTTATGTAAGGTGACACACAAGGTCAATATcttatgaacattttttttgtcaccatCTTATGAACTAATAGATAGTTATTGTTTCCTAAAGTTTTGTGATTATTAGTATTATATAATCCAAAGAAGCCATATATAATAATCATATTATCATGACAAACCTAATTTGTCATGGACTTTCTCCAAGTCAAATCATTAAGtgcaattaaatttattttgtaatactATATCGACAAGATAATGGTGATGTAGTGGTCACTTAtcaattatcttctttttttttcactaaaaattGATCTTTATTATGGCTAAAAGCTCAACGAACCAAAAGATACAAGGATAAGTCCAGAGACTCAGCCAAATAGCACGATAGGAAAAACCAAAGAAACCTAAAATtacccaaaccaaaaaaaaaaacccagagGAAGGCGGTGCTTGCCTCATCGGGAGAACACGTGTTATACGCCGAAGCTAGGAAAGGACACGCGTCACCGGGACACCACACGTCTTCACGGTCAGAAAATCGTCGCTGGAGCATCTCTCCGACATCCATCGGACACACCGGAAACAGGACACCGAAGAGAAGAACCGTCGGGACGACTTTAGAAAGGAGATGAGCCAAACGTCACAGCCAAGACATCGAAGCACCAACAACTGGAAAATATCAATCGACAGAAGCCGAGAGTAAATCCATCAATCGGAGCCACACAAAGACGCCAAGCTGAAGCCAGATCCTCCGCTTATAACAAGGTTTCAGTCCAAAGACACCGACACAGAAACCAATTTTCCTAATAATGAACTTAGACATCTTTAAAgataaagagaagagagaagatgtAAAAACCCAATCTAAGGGAAGGAGAAAAACATTAGAATCTTAGGCGGAGCTCAACTGAAACCGAAAGAGATCTGAAACAGAGGAGAAGAGATCCGGATGAACCGGAGATAAAGCCACCATCTTCGCCGGAGAGGAAGGTGAAGATGACGGAGCCAAGTGCCAGTAACTCTACCGGAAGGAAAGATAGGTCACCGGAGCCAAAAACCGGCTAAGCGATGCTGAGAAAGCCACCGATGTCGGAAAAGGGGCCCAACCACGGGCTGACGACGCCGGAGAGTACACGGCAGAGCTATCTCTCTCTGAAAGATATAggtagagagaagagagagaagttcCCCATGTAGGCATGGCCACTTATCAATTATCATACACGAGTAattattagtatattttaaaaacaaaataagctAGTTGACTTTCACATAAGTCAACTCTTCCTCCACCATTGGAGTTGGAGATCATCAGGATAAACATCAAATTAAAGCTATATTCCCTGACCGTGACCATTAATATGACTATTTCTCCCTGGTGACCCACATATTTCCGATCAAACTTTACCAAAGAACCTCTTGTTCAATAATCCAAACCAATTCGCTGAATTTATAATCGGTCGTATATTacttaatcaaataaaaatgtaaCGAAAAACTGAtcgtatttataatttataatctaTGGTTTTTAGTATTTGCACAATATATACTCCATAAAAGAACTTTCATTGGTTTTCCATTATAGAAAACTATATAATCGTTTTATAAAGAACCCTAGTTGTgtgtataaaaataaacaaataaatgcTGGTGCATGATATGAGACAAAGTCAAAAGAGTGGAGGCTGATAAAAATGAGACTGAACGTTGTACGTAGTATGGTGGAGTGCTCCTAATCGTTTGGTACATTCCTGCGTCTTGATCAAACAAAGCAAATACAGTAAGGTGTGCTGTGGTTTTGCTTGTCAGGAGCGGCAGCCTCCATGGTGAAGTTTGTGGCCAGGTTGAATAGGTTGATATTGTGCGTACAGTCCCTGTGTCATGCACTTGCGCGACCTTGCTTCTGCTTTGACGTCTATACATGTGCTAgcgaaatgatttttttcttagaacTATCATTTcctacatattttttttctctcagaGAACTATTTTATACTAGAATTATGATTTCTAACATCAACCATAGTCCAGTAGCAGCCGATTCAGATAATCTAGCAAGTCTACTAGATAAAAAATGACTTGGAGTTTCGCCAGTCACAGTTACATTAGTGGTCTACCACAGTTGGAATGATTAGTGTAAGCAACTACAGCTTCTTCACTTTTCACCTTTACATCTTCATACATTTTCAAAGAAGCTTCTGAAAACTTCTTCAATCTCTCTAGAAGCTTAGCCAAACTCGAATGCACGCTCGACAAATCTTCAGAAACCAACACCGAATCCTCCTTCTCCTCGCCCAACATTTCCATATCCGTTGAGAACTCTTTGATAGACCTACTGAGTTCATCTGACGGCAGAGACTTCATCCCAGCCGACCAATCCCGGCACAAGACGAATATCGGCGGGGCCAGCACACGGCGCGGGGACCACGGTCTTCGGTTCCTTGTAGAACGTTCTTGAGGGAGCAAAACACAGTTGTGAAGCCAACCATTGAGAGCTTCAACGTAGGAAGTCATACTGTTGACCAAATCTGCAAAGCTTAGACCAAAACACTCTGTCTCCTCTAGAAGTTCTGACCAAATCCGTCTCTTGAGAGCGTTTTCAGGCCCAGTTTTGGACGTGTTCCGACAATGGTAAGCCAATGAAATGGTGATGTACTGCGAGTGGTGACACTCCAGCATTGCTTTCCACATCCTTATCAACCTaaacagagaaaataaaaatatcaatcaaagAGTCTTCTTAGTAGATAAAGTTAGCTGTAGCTAGGCCAGCGGGTTCGGTTGGTTTGCATTGGTCGAAAACTCACCGAAGTGAACCAAGAAAAAGTTTGGTCcggttcggttttcggtttcaAACAAATTTTATCGAAGTTTTCGGTTTTGTGGTTAGTTCGATTCTGTTTTCGGTTTCGAACAAATTTTATTGAAGCTTTCGGTTTTGTGGTTAGTTTGGTTCAGAATTTTGATTAAGATAAGTActatttagaattttattttagataaacGAACTAACCAATTACCGAACCAAACGGAaaccaaattattttttgtaaccaaacgAACTAAGCGAAAACCCAACTTTTTTGGgtcagttcggttcggttaaaAATCCCAGCCCTAATTAACATACCATTGGAGAAACTCTAAGAGCTGAGGCTGAAGCTCTTCATCTCTGATCCTCTCAATACGCTTCGAAATCAAATCAACGGACTGTATAGCGACTCTGATTCTTGAATGAAGATCTTTCGCAGCTGCTCTTGTCTTATCCATGGCTTTAGCACTGTGATCCTTTGTGAACTGGTTCCTTAACTGCTCGCATTTTCGATCATACTCTTTCCTAATCATCTCACTCGcctgcacacacacacacaatcaAAGTAAACAGAATGAAACGTGTGAGCTTGATGAGGAGCTATGAGTTTTTGAGGCTATTACCTTGACTTCATCGTATAGTTTTCTCTCCCAAGCGTATAACCGATCAAGAGAAGAAGAGTGGCTTCCTGAGATCATACAGAACTCTTGTGTGAAGTCACTTCCACTTTCATCGTCATGGTGATCTTCTATCAATGGATTTCTAGAAGTGGAGGATCTTGAAGACGATGTTCTCTTCCACACAATAACTTTAGTGACTCGTTGGTGCAATGGCTCTATACATTAAAAGCTTTAATTCAGACACTAACTAGAGAAGATAACAATCAATAGAGAGTACAGACCTTTAAAAACAGGTGAGTGACTCTTCTTCCCTCTGCAACAAGCTCGCTTCAAAGCAGAGAGAAACGCTACGGAGTTTCCTTTTCCTGTAATAATACAaaagattcaatttttttacacgatgaaggaaaaaaaaaaaaaaaaaaacagagcttcAGACCTGTGGTGGTATCATCAGCGAATCTGACTCTGATTTTGGTAGCTTCAAGCATCCTCGAAACCTCTTTACCAGATTCAGAGGCTCTGAAGAACTTGTGCTCTATGTCTTTCATGCTAGACACAAAGTCTTTGGCTCTGTGTGTGATAAACTCTGATGGATCTTCTCTTTCACCATCATCTTCAGAGCTCTGTTTCCTCTGCTCTGTTTTGAAATCCTCTGCATTGCTCTGTTTACTCTGCTTCTCTAATCCTACAACTGATGCGTTATCAGTCAGTCTAAAGCTGTCGAACTCGTCGCAAGTGTCGAAGTAGTCCCAAGAAGACGTCTCTGGCCGGCGAGGTCGCGGCGGCGGCGGCTGCTGAGGAGGAGATAACTCCGGCATGTCGAGAGGGTTCGAGTTGCGACTCAACGGCGAGTCAACCGAGTCGTCGTCAGGGTAAGAGGAGGAGTTGTGAGAAGGGGATGAAGCCACAGCAGCTACAGTCTCAGCCTCGGCGTATTGACGGAGACAAGCTCCGATGTTACGGAGGGAACGGACGTAGGACACGTGTGCGGCGGCGAGGGCACATCTGGAATCAATGGCTCGTTTGACGAATCTCTTCCTTTCTTTACATAAGAGAAGCGGctcgttcttcttcttctccttcgtcGATGCTTCTTTTGAGTTTGAGCATCCCATCTTCTCCAGAATCGAAGGAGGCATATTTTCTTCGATATAAAAATCCAAACTTTTTACCCGGAAAACTCTCAGAGTGGTTACGAAACAGAAGGAACTAAAGAACCCatgtgaagaaaagaaaaaaaaaagataagctttgagtttttttttttttttttttttttgcctccaagaagaaacagagtgaGCAGTAGTTTTCAGCACGCTTAATGAGGAAGCGGGAGGACGAATCCGAAAATGCTTATTGAAGGAGAAACCTGATAAAGTGTGTTTCGTTCAGACAAATCTGAGGGAAGAAAATTAGATTTTGCACAaatggttagagagagagagaagaaacagagagaaagTTTGTCTTGGTTTGCATCGTTTTTCGAGAAGAAAgtaacttaattattatttcaaaaaaatttgtgCAGAGAGATTTTAGTTCATTCCAATATTTGATCATTTACTCGAAAAGCTGAGctataataaaaagttaaagtGGTGACGAGAAAATCCAAGTGAAAGTCCTCATCTTCTCTGTCTTTAGCTATTATTATCAAATCTAGTTTATGGGTCTTTTATTTGAATATGAACACGAAagctaaagtttttttttgttttctgtttattTATTAACTTTGGTAATTGGATCATTATTTACTAAAAAGCGAGAATCATGTGAAGGTCCGTTACCTTTATGGCTTTATATACTTTGCCTCTCGTTGTGTATGGACTGAGCAGGGAAAGATGGAGGGGAAACATTGTGAAACTAAGACCATTCTTGGTTTTGAGACCTGGTTGGTTTGTTTAGGGTTATAATAAAAGTATTATTTCACTCATGAAGACAATGAAACCCTCCTTGGTTCGGTTCTAGATCAGTTTAGTCGTTTTAATGCATCTCCAACCCATTATACCATTTTAGTGTCAAAATCACATTATTTTAGTGTAGCTTTAACACTAAATTTTTTTGTGTCTccaaccacaacaccaaatGTTACACTAAAAAGGAATAttcttcattattttattattatcaaattcttttatttttaataattttgataaatattaatagttttatgaaaaaaatatattaactaatattaaaattgtaactaaaataataattatatataaatgtatttacattatataataacattattattaatacatactgttatattaattaattaaacacacaaaaaaagttaaattataaCATACTAgatctaaatattataatattccaACTACAAATGTTTGAATTAAACTTTgttatgtatttaaaaattaattttatatttgttttataaaccctaatattttataacaattaaaatataacaaaacaatgatgatataactaaaaaatattcattcaattataaactaatcatacaaatcaaatataattaaacaatacataaataaacaattttaacaaaaaaatcaaaaaaaaaaaaattgccgtCTGCTACAGTGTTGCACCAAATATGGTGTGACACTGTAGCAAAAAGGAAAATGACACTAAAATGCAGTTTGATATACCGTTGGGTACGGGAGAGAAAACATCAAATCAACACACTATTTTGCTGTTTTACCGTGTGGTTGGACTTAGCCTTGGACCTTGAATGAAGAAGGCAGAATCACCAAGTCTTGTCTTGTCTTGTCTTGTGTATGGAGATTCGTTTTTTATTTGTCTAACGGCTCCTTGAAACCTGAGCTtcatttttataagaaaaaatcctTCGTGACTCATGAGTCTTGTCACCTATTTATTGTCtattataattaaaactagACCCTGATAGCACGGAtataaattttcagtttttaattatttattttattaaaagatgtatttgtaatattcgttcatattatattcattaattaaatatttgtttttgcatcttaaactatctatttttcacatatcatataaaaaatataaaaaaatgagtatagagttaattagataattttaaaaacagaaatttttctttcgtgtgcggtatcatataaataatgatccgtccagttaacaaaaatcatgattattttatgtataattttttttattttgatcatttccttaagactatattaaattttacatattttaattagaatatttttaatatctttacctttttatttgaaatgcaactcaatattttttttaacaattataacaaaatatttaaaaaatatttttagaatttgtttgaaaaatatgaaaattacattttaaattaaaattatcctaaaatatgataagttttgatgtaaacgaa contains these protein-coding regions:
- the LOC106366846 gene encoding protein ROLLING AND ERECT LEAF 2-like, with translation MPPSILEKMGCSNSKEASTKEKKKNEPLLLCKERKRFVKRAIDSRCALAAAHVSYVRSLRNIGACLRQYAEAETVAAVASSPSHNSSSYPDDDSVDSPLSRNSNPLDMPELSPPQQPPPPRPRRPETSSWDYFDTCDEFDSFRLTDNASVVGLEKQSKQSNAEDFKTEQRKQSSEDDGEREDPSEFITHRAKDFVSSMKDIEHKFFRASESGKEVSRMLEATKIRVRFADDTTTGKGNSVAFLSALKRACCRGKKSHSPVFKEPLHQRVTKVIVWKRTSSSRSSTSRNPLIEDHHDDESGSDFTQEFCMISGSHSSSLDRLYAWERKLYDEVKASEMIRKEYDRKCEQLRNQFTKDHSAKAMDKTRAAAKDLHSRIRVAIQSVDLISKRIERIRDEELQPQLLEFLQWLIRMWKAMLECHHSQYITISLAYHCRNTSKTGPENALKRRIWSELLEETECFGLSFADLVNSMTSYVEALNGWLHNCVLLPQERSTRNRRPWSPRRVLAPPIFVLCRDWSAGMKSLPSDELSRSIKEFSTDMEMLGEEKEDSVLVSEDLSSVHSSLAKLLERLKKFSEASLKMYEDVKVKSEEAVVAYTNHSNCGRPLM